A single genomic interval of Hoplias malabaricus isolate fHopMal1 unplaced genomic scaffold, fHopMal1.hap1 scaffold_178, whole genome shotgun sequence harbors:
- the LOC136682404 gene encoding glypican-5-like, whose product MALQELYVALCLAVVAHLSVGSLLTCSGVRREFVLKHGGEGGAVPDTPTTGSDLQVCVSRNLTCCTRKMEERFQLTAWRDIQNLLHTSSTGLKLLLSRSIAGIQGEWHRTGLAQVASDWIRSD is encoded by the exons ATGGCCCTTCAGGAGCTGTACGTGGCGCTGTGTTTGGCGGTGGTCGCACACCTGAGCGTCGGGAGTTTACTCACCTGTTCTGGAGTGAGGAGGGAGTTCGTGCTGAAGCATGGGGGAGAGGGCGGAGCCGTGCCGGACACACCTACCACAG GGTCCGatcttcaggtgtgtgtgtcacgGAACCTGACGTGCTGTACCAGGAAGATGGAGGAACGGTTTCAGCTCACTGCTTGGAGAGATATCCAGAACCTTCTCCACACGTCGAGCACCGGCCTCAAGCTCCTCCTCAGCCGCAGCATCGCCGGGATACAGGGTGAGTGGCATCGGACTGGGCTGGCACAGGTTGCGTCAGACTGGATCAGATCAGACTGA